A window from Chitinophaga filiformis encodes these proteins:
- a CDS encoding TauD/TfdA family dioxygenase has translation MKKQDILQSLKRVVPRPVQQERPVRQEIIRGNEQGTPYVLLSAGSEAAELKEWVRANKTQLDKLYREYGAILFRGFSIGNEDDFQQICQLYATRLLDYAEPSTPRTKVGDKVYTSTEYPKERAIPFHNEHSYTDSWPGKIWFYCKENAATGGETPIADSALVYRLMPAHIREKFERSGVRYVRTFHKDIDLSWQKVFGTNDKEEVKQYCEKRGMRFQWKDKDVLQTSYTAQATAVHPVTGEKVWFNQAHLFNLMNLDEDTRSSLVSLLGEENVPRNSFLGDGTALSREDFDGIMAAYEQAAIVFPWESGDVLLLDNMRFAHSRKPFTGNRKVLVAMSDPVEGATNVVGNTRRNTAAFFTRKERPQTVPWLRYRLAALYRILAMEKLDEGISGHISMKVPGREDAFWVNPFGLFFEEVTPDNLITVDGKGNVLEGDHPVNVAGFCIHAALHKGRPDTHCIVHTHSPNATLYASLGRQIHPVDQTSCMFFEDHALYDEYNGPVLSLDEGQKLLEAAGNNHTLLLRNHGTLTMAAELETAAILMIAAEQSCQANLMAMHAGTVKLVDPDVARLTRQWIANPLGLQIEFDAYMRKAERFYPDLIQYKPL, from the coding sequence ATGAAAAAACAGGACATCCTACAGTCACTGAAGCGCGTGGTGCCCCGCCCTGTACAGCAGGAAAGGCCGGTACGCCAGGAGATAATACGTGGTAATGAACAGGGTACGCCGTATGTGTTGCTGAGCGCCGGTAGTGAGGCGGCTGAACTGAAAGAATGGGTACGCGCCAATAAGACGCAGCTGGATAAGCTGTACAGGGAATACGGCGCTATTCTTTTCCGTGGATTTAGCATTGGCAATGAAGATGATTTCCAGCAGATCTGCCAGTTATATGCCACCCGTTTGCTCGATTATGCCGAGCCATCCACACCACGTACGAAGGTGGGCGATAAGGTATACACCTCTACAGAATATCCAAAGGAAAGGGCGATCCCTTTTCATAATGAACATTCCTATACAGACAGCTGGCCGGGGAAGATATGGTTTTACTGTAAGGAAAACGCCGCTACAGGCGGAGAGACGCCTATTGCCGATTCCGCCCTGGTGTACAGGTTAATGCCTGCACATATACGGGAGAAATTCGAAAGGTCGGGCGTACGTTATGTACGCACTTTTCATAAGGATATAGACCTCAGCTGGCAGAAGGTGTTTGGTACAAATGATAAAGAAGAAGTAAAGCAATACTGTGAAAAAAGAGGTATGCGCTTTCAGTGGAAAGATAAGGATGTATTGCAGACCAGTTATACGGCACAGGCAACAGCCGTACACCCTGTAACGGGGGAAAAGGTCTGGTTTAACCAGGCGCACCTGTTTAACCTGATGAACCTCGATGAAGATACGCGCTCTTCCCTGGTGAGTTTATTAGGCGAAGAGAATGTGCCCAGGAACAGCTTCCTCGGAGATGGTACAGCATTGAGCAGGGAGGATTTTGACGGTATTATGGCGGCATATGAACAGGCGGCAATTGTGTTCCCCTGGGAAAGCGGGGATGTGCTCCTGCTGGACAATATGCGCTTTGCCCATAGCAGGAAACCCTTTACGGGCAACCGGAAAGTACTGGTGGCCATGTCAGACCCTGTTGAAGGAGCGACGAATGTAGTGGGAAATACCCGGCGTAATACCGCTGCTTTCTTCACTAGGAAAGAACGGCCACAAACGGTACCATGGCTGCGTTACCGGCTGGCGGCATTGTACCGCATACTGGCGATGGAGAAACTGGATGAAGGCATTAGCGGACATATCTCCATGAAAGTACCCGGGAGAGAGGATGCTTTCTGGGTGAACCCATTCGGGCTTTTTTTCGAGGAAGTGACGCCCGATAACCTAATCACCGTAGATGGAAAGGGGAATGTACTGGAAGGGGATCACCCGGTAAATGTAGCCGGCTTCTGCATACATGCAGCCCTGCACAAGGGGCGGCCGGATACGCATTGCATTGTGCATACCCACTCGCCCAATGCCACCTTATATGCCTCCCTTGGCCGGCAGATACACCCTGTGGACCAGACGAGCTGTATGTTCTTTGAAGACCATGCACTATACGACGAATACAATGGCCCGGTGCTCTCGCTCGATGAAGGACAAAAACTGCTGGAAGCTGCCGGCAATAATCATACTTTATTGCTGCGCAACCACGGTACCCTCACCATGGCGGCAGAACTGGAAACAGCCGCCATCCTGATGATCGCGGCAGAACAATCCTGCCAGGCCAACCTGATGGCTATGCATGCAGGTACCGTTAAGCTGGTAGACCCCGACGTAGCGCGGCTTACCCGGCAGTGGATCGCTAATCCGCTGGGCCTGCAGATAGAATTTGATGCCTATATGCGGAAGGCAGAGCGTTTTTACCCCGACCTGATCCAATACAAACCGCTTTAA
- a CDS encoding non-ribosomal peptide synthetase: MGNIKSIQILTPLQEGLLFHALANTDRQAYFEQYSFTMPGRMDADRFRNSLATVMHRHDALRLRFVADKGVRPVQVIMDEVKPELTCHSLEEEDEVKTFLLADRERAFDILADTLFRAAILHVGDSSRLVISFHHIILDGWSFAIVMNELIALYQGKTLVKDPVSFTGVTDYLSRQQQEQVTQYWLDHLNIEPDFLPGTLTEAFMQPSLNMEQVSLQTTFSEALSSQLRQAAATLQVSINTMLYGIWGILLSRYCRRKKVISGLTVSGREIDIKHASDIVGMCINTVPFAFETADDTVIDDYFRSISSRFISSLPYQYCSVPDIRRKAGVDGELFDHVVAVEDYPYDEAGLAAGKISGSEVFDRTNYPLSVHISAGKQLFWRISFNVDRYPQALIQQVLHHLLAIGEQVAQGVGQGKRLSDVRIWGDAHTNELIRSFNDTEGYFPADKTLLSFYYELLEKHSPVRIEDEEHCLSIDDLEAYSNAVQHALAQAGVGRGDTVAICCKRSVWLEVAIMSILKRAGTYVPIDLRMPEDRIAFVLQDAHVKIVLGWGEPLIKTDTPYIDMQAVIQQPVKDYSPVIMPLVTDPVYIIYTSGSTGMPKGVVVEHSAVVNRMYWMQQDFPLSKDDCILQKTSIGFDVSVWELFHWLFSGCTTFFLAPGKESEPYEIVRTIKDHRVTVTHFVPSMLALFMETVIHEKLVDDCAGLRLVFASGEALLYAAMQQFNEHIYKHTGTILVNLYGPTEATVDCTGFTCSPWKEAYRYVPIGKPLLNTRAYILDEHQALLPPWISGELCIAGTGVARGYIGREQLTAEKFLADPFVEHARMYKTGDLAMWNDGGELIYLGRIDQQVKLNGQRIEPGDIEAKLLLVTGIREAVVLLMKRDDGASFLYAFYTGDEVPAATIRATMTKQLPAYMIPSGFKRIDEIPRLNSGKINRKQLAALLKDQEEREPVRRRLENDETAKKLLEVWAQVIGHEVDPERDFFANGAHSLTAVRMMSAIKRNFGVQISLPDILQHATVDKLSAYIKAATPSKAATIRSVAAPDTLPLMPSQESIYVLDSLPDIGFSYYVPALVKLEQKPEEQGLLLAMALLLERYSVLRTRFIEKDGQVLQQILPVKQVYDAFVRTGSIRAIALPRLSPLQAFNEQRAVIDISQAPLFRLYLLQHNNAFYLLLDVHHLITDELSNTIFVADLMRLYQQQPLQAPVLQYHDVTLWYHHTYLKGELYQKDKVWWAKYLEPIPPMPSLPAAKVQEGSPFEGTVFRPVLPPGVVQRIRSLSSKLGVTDFTLIFSAFHIVLSGYTEDNRLLCGLPFSNRMSDEMQDVTGFMVSTLPFYAKIDPASSFGEYVHATGIQLAQIMEHAWYPPAHILRDKQLSRYGSKHPLINILFSYVVAAEGASTREGLDPAAESGARFDLSIEITEVDNTFTLSFIHATHLVDAALPVHLYNAFCTLLQSSPMLQDLSIAGLQTLTPPMGARAATAGRTPLTVIQVPADVEEKVADIFKEMLQLKTVLPEDDFFLSGGQSLLAIKLVSRIREQFNIPISLFDVFKHPRLYDLCMYVAGQQHRATYMIPHVGEKVFYSVSPLQRRLWFLQQREPDNISYNMTTAFKVSTPLKRDILEAAFETLVQRHDQLRAAFVLQENGPVVQLTTLPAPSAYLTFLSGERTVEEIMDLAKVFSNTPFKLDQAPLFRVLIMENDSRHFYMVINLHHIIADGWSIGVLLSDLLSIYEAKLEGTAAALAPMPLRYVDIAEWMAGQSQALMETTAAYWLKKIGGGVEHSVFPYVAADEETDGITLHHVLPEHLVQKVLQLARRRQVTDFQLLLFSFSLLQAKLSGTRHFVTGTSVSGRTNTSMEPVVGFFVNMMPVVVNLDWQATVRKALQDFATGIRQDMHHMDISFDELSALVKKESGIQLSEYINTRFVYNDFGTPVHKQRSIEAEEIEVVMDGSKFDLSFTVQPYRNSLSLNVEYKAGKYTKAVIISYVKQWEQLLEQLCEQEEEPVEALLAHQWDDAAVKLKAKSHELLKSMKK, encoded by the coding sequence ATGGGCAATATAAAAAGTATACAGATATTAACTCCGCTACAGGAGGGATTGTTGTTTCATGCCCTTGCTAATACAGACAGGCAGGCTTATTTCGAACAATACAGCTTTACCATGCCCGGCAGGATGGATGCGGACCGTTTCCGCAATAGCCTGGCAACCGTAATGCACCGTCATGACGCTTTACGACTGCGTTTTGTAGCTGATAAAGGCGTAAGGCCGGTACAGGTGATCATGGATGAAGTAAAGCCGGAACTGACATGCCATTCACTGGAAGAGGAAGACGAGGTAAAGACCTTCCTGCTGGCCGACAGGGAACGCGCTTTTGATATACTGGCGGACACTTTGTTCAGAGCGGCCATATTACATGTCGGAGACAGTTCCCGGCTGGTGATCTCTTTCCATCATATCATACTGGACGGCTGGAGTTTTGCGATTGTAATGAATGAATTGATTGCCTTGTACCAGGGAAAGACGCTTGTCAAAGACCCCGTGTCATTTACCGGGGTAACAGACTACCTGTCGCGTCAGCAGCAGGAGCAGGTAACACAATACTGGCTTGACCACCTCAATATAGAGCCGGATTTCCTGCCGGGTACACTGACAGAAGCATTCATGCAACCTTCGCTCAACATGGAGCAGGTATCTTTGCAGACTACCTTCAGCGAAGCGCTGAGCAGCCAGCTGAGGCAGGCGGCAGCTACCTTACAGGTGAGCATTAATACAATGCTGTACGGCATCTGGGGCATATTGTTGTCGCGCTATTGCCGGCGGAAGAAGGTGATAAGCGGCCTTACCGTGTCAGGAAGGGAGATAGACATTAAGCATGCCAGCGATATCGTGGGCATGTGTATCAATACCGTTCCATTTGCATTCGAGACAGCAGATGATACAGTGATAGACGACTATTTCCGCAGCATCTCCAGCCGTTTTATCAGTAGTCTGCCATACCAGTACTGCTCTGTTCCCGACATCAGGCGTAAGGCAGGCGTGGACGGAGAATTGTTTGATCATGTGGTGGCTGTAGAAGATTATCCTTATGATGAAGCGGGGTTGGCGGCCGGAAAGATCTCCGGCTCGGAAGTGTTTGACCGGACCAATTATCCCTTGTCGGTACACATCTCTGCCGGTAAACAACTCTTCTGGCGCATCTCTTTCAATGTGGACAGGTATCCGCAGGCCCTTATTCAACAGGTGCTGCATCACCTGCTTGCTATCGGCGAACAGGTAGCACAGGGTGTCGGCCAGGGTAAGCGGCTGTCCGATGTAAGAATATGGGGAGATGCGCACACTAATGAACTTATCCGCAGTTTCAATGATACAGAAGGATACTTCCCTGCCGATAAAACATTGTTGTCGTTCTACTATGAGTTGCTGGAAAAGCATTCCCCGGTGAGGATTGAAGATGAAGAGCATTGCCTGTCTATCGATGACCTCGAGGCATACAGTAACGCCGTACAACATGCCCTGGCACAGGCAGGCGTGGGAAGGGGCGATACCGTGGCAATATGTTGTAAGCGTTCCGTATGGCTGGAAGTCGCCATCATGTCGATATTGAAACGTGCAGGTACCTATGTGCCGATCGATCTGAGGATGCCCGAAGACCGTATCGCTTTTGTGCTGCAGGATGCCCATGTGAAGATCGTGCTGGGCTGGGGCGAACCTTTGATAAAGACAGATACGCCTTACATAGATATGCAGGCGGTGATACAGCAGCCGGTAAAGGACTACAGCCCGGTGATCATGCCGCTGGTGACCGATCCGGTTTATATTATCTACACTTCCGGTTCTACCGGTATGCCTAAAGGTGTAGTGGTAGAGCACAGCGCCGTGGTGAACAGGATGTACTGGATGCAGCAGGACTTTCCGTTATCAAAGGATGATTGCATCCTGCAGAAGACAAGTATCGGTTTCGATGTATCTGTATGGGAACTGTTTCACTGGTTATTCTCCGGTTGTACAACATTCTTCCTGGCGCCTGGTAAGGAAAGCGAGCCATATGAGATTGTGCGGACCATCAAAGATCATCGTGTAACGGTGACACATTTTGTGCCTTCCATGCTGGCTTTGTTCATGGAGACGGTTATTCATGAAAAACTGGTGGATGACTGTGCGGGCTTACGCCTGGTATTTGCCAGCGGGGAAGCATTGTTATATGCGGCCATGCAACAGTTCAATGAGCATATCTATAAGCATACCGGCACCATACTCGTGAACCTGTATGGGCCTACAGAAGCTACGGTCGACTGTACAGGCTTCACCTGTTCTCCCTGGAAGGAAGCATACAGGTATGTACCTATCGGTAAGCCCTTGCTGAATACAAGGGCCTATATTCTCGATGAGCACCAGGCATTGTTGCCGCCATGGATAAGCGGCGAACTGTGTATTGCCGGAACAGGGGTGGCCAGGGGGTATATCGGCAGGGAACAACTGACTGCAGAAAAGTTCCTCGCAGACCCCTTCGTGGAGCATGCGCGCATGTATAAGACGGGCGACCTCGCCATGTGGAATGATGGTGGTGAACTGATCTACCTGGGCAGGATAGATCAGCAGGTAAAGCTCAACGGCCAGCGCATAGAACCCGGCGATATTGAAGCGAAGCTGTTGCTGGTAACAGGTATCAGGGAAGCTGTGGTATTGCTCATGAAAAGGGACGACGGTGCCTCCTTCCTGTATGCATTCTACACCGGAGACGAAGTACCTGCAGCTACCATCAGGGCAACAATGACCAAACAACTGCCCGCCTATATGATCCCTTCCGGATTCAAACGCATAGATGAGATACCACGCCTGAACAGTGGCAAGATCAACCGCAAACAACTCGCTGCCTTGCTGAAGGACCAGGAGGAACGAGAACCGGTAAGGAGGCGCTTAGAGAATGACGAGACGGCCAAAAAACTACTGGAAGTATGGGCGCAGGTGATCGGCCATGAGGTAGACCCCGAAAGGGATTTCTTTGCCAACGGTGCGCATAGCCTGACAGCTGTCAGGATGATGTCTGCCATCAAACGAAATTTCGGTGTACAGATCTCCCTGCCCGATATTTTACAACATGCCACAGTGGACAAACTGTCGGCTTATATTAAAGCGGCCACTCCTTCGAAGGCTGCCACTATCAGAAGTGTGGCCGCCCCGGATACGTTGCCGCTGATGCCGTCCCAGGAAAGCATCTATGTGCTGGACAGTTTGCCGGATATAGGATTCAGCTATTATGTGCCTGCCCTGGTAAAACTGGAGCAGAAACCGGAAGAACAGGGCCTCTTACTGGCCATGGCGCTGCTGCTGGAAAGATATTCCGTACTACGTACCAGGTTCATTGAAAAAGACGGTCAGGTATTGCAGCAGATATTGCCGGTGAAGCAAGTGTATGATGCTTTTGTACGCACAGGCAGTATCCGGGCCATTGCATTGCCCCGTTTATCGCCTTTGCAGGCGTTCAATGAGCAAAGAGCTGTGATAGACATCAGCCAGGCACCTTTGTTCAGGCTGTACCTCTTACAGCATAACAATGCGTTCTATCTTCTGCTGGATGTACACCATCTTATCACAGATGAACTATCAAACACCATATTTGTGGCTGACCTGATGCGGCTGTATCAGCAGCAACCCTTGCAGGCCCCGGTGCTGCAGTATCACGATGTGACCCTGTGGTATCATCATACTTATCTGAAGGGTGAACTGTACCAGAAGGATAAGGTATGGTGGGCGAAGTACCTGGAACCAATACCTCCGATGCCGTCCCTGCCTGCAGCGAAGGTTCAGGAGGGATCCCCCTTTGAGGGAACGGTGTTCCGCCCCGTGTTGCCACCCGGTGTGGTGCAACGCATCAGGTCTTTGTCTTCAAAACTGGGCGTAACAGATTTCACGCTGATCTTCTCCGCTTTTCATATCGTCCTGTCCGGGTACACGGAAGATAACCGCCTGCTTTGCGGATTGCCTTTCTCGAACAGGATGAGTGATGAGATGCAGGACGTGACGGGCTTTATGGTGAGCACATTGCCCTTCTATGCGAAGATCGATCCTGCATCTTCATTCGGTGAATATGTACATGCTACCGGCATACAGCTGGCACAGATCATGGAGCATGCCTGGTATCCGCCTGCGCATATATTGCGCGACAAGCAATTGTCAAGATATGGCAGCAAACATCCCCTGATCAACATTCTCTTTAGCTACGTGGTAGCTGCGGAAGGTGCCTCCACCCGCGAGGGACTGGATCCTGCGGCTGAATCGGGCGCACGCTTTGACCTGAGCATTGAAATTACAGAGGTAGACAATACATTCACACTCTCCTTTATTCATGCCACTCACCTGGTAGATGCGGCATTGCCTGTACACCTGTACAATGCCTTCTGCACCCTGTTGCAGTCCAGTCCTATGTTGCAGGATCTGAGCATTGCCGGTCTGCAGACACTGACGCCCCCAATGGGAGCAAGGGCAGCAACAGCAGGTCGTACGCCGTTAACAGTCATACAGGTGCCGGCAGATGTAGAAGAAAAGGTAGCGGATATATTCAAAGAGATGTTGCAATTAAAGACGGTGTTGCCGGAAGATGATTTCTTCCTCTCCGGCGGGCAAAGCCTGCTGGCCATTAAACTGGTGAGCAGGATCAGGGAACAATTCAATATACCCATCAGTTTATTTGACGTATTCAAACATCCCCGCCTGTACGACCTGTGCATGTATGTTGCCGGACAACAGCACAGGGCCACATATATGATCCCGCATGTGGGTGAAAAAGTTTTCTACAGTGTATCGCCCTTACAACGGAGATTATGGTTCCTGCAGCAAAGGGAGCCGGATAATATTTCCTACAATATGACAACGGCTTTCAAAGTATCAACGCCGTTGAAAAGAGACATACTGGAAGCTGCATTTGAAACGCTTGTACAAAGGCATGACCAGTTAAGGGCGGCCTTCGTCTTGCAGGAGAATGGTCCGGTGGTACAGTTGACCACATTGCCAGCGCCTTCGGCATACCTTACCTTCCTCAGCGGTGAAAGGACTGTTGAGGAGATCATGGACCTGGCAAAGGTATTTAGTAATACGCCTTTCAAACTGGACCAGGCGCCTTTGTTCCGTGTGCTGATCATGGAGAACGATAGCCGGCATTTCTACATGGTGATCAACCTGCATCATATCATCGCCGATGGCTGGTCTATCGGGGTATTGCTGTCAGACCTGCTGAGCATTTACGAGGCGAAACTGGAAGGAACAGCCGCTGCACTGGCGCCAATGCCGTTACGCTATGTGGACATTGCGGAGTGGATGGCTGGGCAGTCGCAGGCCCTGATGGAAACCACTGCTGCCTACTGGCTGAAGAAGATCGGCGGCGGTGTGGAACATTCCGTATTCCCTTATGTGGCGGCCGATGAGGAGACCGATGGTATCACCCTGCATCATGTACTGCCGGAGCACCTTGTACAGAAGGTGCTACAGCTGGCGAGAAGACGGCAGGTGACCGACTTCCAGCTGTTGCTGTTCAGTTTCTCCCTGCTGCAGGCAAAGTTGTCGGGTACCCGTCATTTTGTAACAGGCACCTCTGTTTCAGGAAGAACAAATACCAGCATGGAGCCGGTGGTGGGCTTTTTTGTAAATATGATGCCGGTGGTGGTGAACCTTGACTGGCAGGCTACAGTGAGGAAAGCATTGCAGGACTTCGCTACAGGCATCAGGCAGGACATGCATCACATGGACATTTCCTTCGATGAGCTGTCAGCATTGGTAAAGAAAGAGAGTGGTATCCAATTGTCCGAATACATCAATACCCGCTTTGTATATAACGACTTCGGCACACCAGTGCATAAGCAGAGGAGCATTGAAGCAGAAGAGATAGAGGTGGTAATGGATGGCAGCAAGTTTGACCTGAGTTTCACCGTGCAGCCCTATAGAAATAGTTTGTCACTCAATGTGGAATACAAAGCAGGGAAGTATACCAAAGCAGTGATCATTTCCTATGTAAAACAATGGGAACAGTTGCTGGAACAGCTCTGTGAACAGGAAGAGGAGCCGGTAGAGGCGCTGCTGGCCCATCAATGGGATGATGCCGCTGTGAAGCTGAAAGCAAAGTCGCATGAACTATTAAAAAGCATGAAAAAGTGA